The nucleotide window TCGTGGAGCGGACGTTCAACTGGCTCAAACGATACCGCCGTATCGCCACCAGGTACGAAAAAACTGGACAGAACTTCTTGGGGTTCTTCCAGTTAGGCTCTGTAATGATGCTGCTCAGGTAATTTGTCAACACGCTCTAATTGAGCAAAGCAGCGTGCCAGCTTAGCAGCTAAAGACTGAACTGCATTGGCGTAAAAATCAGTGGATTCTTCCGACAACACGACTTCATACATCGTTTCTCACTTTACGCCAGTCCACACACTTGCCTTCAGCATAATCGCGTTTGGCTTTTTTCAGTCTTTCTTCGATAGTGGGGTTACTGAGAAAATGAACATAGTCTGCAAGGGAGGATAGACGCTCTGGCGAAAGCTGATCAACTGCTTTCTTGATCGCATTTCGCAAAGCCAGTGTCTTCTTGTGTTTTGCGATGTTGGTGGTCATCATTTTTCTCCAGGAACTCATTATATCATGGCAGAATTGCTGCCAACATCACTTCCC belongs to Planctomycetia bacterium and includes:
- a CDS encoding transposase translates to VERTFNWLKRYRRIATRYEKTGQNFLGFFQLGSVMMLLR